In Zygosaccharomyces rouxii strain CBS732 chromosome F complete sequence, a single window of DNA contains:
- the MGR1 gene encoding Mgr1p (similar to uniprot|P25573 Saccharomyces cerevisiae YCL044C), translating to MALYTPPDKSSPPKAHENEEDKGGSNREQDDIKKFYVRPSLGLRLWGPLVPASDNKMGLWSLIGIQTAVGTFCLHRIRVLRASMKFVSKDIANIPSLNRFSKTHGAMVLNPVNNPLKKPLNSNSRFRQLFSSPRWSTFKNVVYLLTGTLLLSQSLLEASRLTILKYDPWYEEAKSVRDKKFFNDIIQFYHEGIDPTKVKVKDATNGNVMSTNIPEVKQSVALVRAQAEAENPIIKWFGPIEYKPMSFTEYLDRMEYHLDIDALLHDKRTLKENQQHLNTQITHTEGELDSIVRHNQEVKERTKDLVKNAPEGSMALSSVASQGFPLRSVILEVDPQDPDSMDLNEVWSLYDPWMNLALDTSLSIKFLPTVMSPESQSNQNQNDSQDDHETKTE from the coding sequence ATGGCATTATATACACCTCCTGACAAATCCTCTCCCCCCAAAGCTCATGAAAACGAAGAGGACAAAGGTGGTAGTAATAGAGAACAAGATGATATAAAGAAATTCTACGTTCGACCCAGTTTAGGTCTTCGTCTGTGGGGACCCCTAGTACCTGCATCAGATAATAAAATGGGTCTTTGGTCTCTTATAGGGATTCAAACCGCCGTTGGTACTTTCTGTCTCCATAGAATTAGAGTCTTGAGAGCTTCCATGAAATTTGTCTCCAAGGATATTGCAAATATCCCTAGTTTAAACAGGTTTTCCAAGACTCATGGTGCTATGGTTTTGAATCCAGTAAATAATCCATTAAAAAAACcattgaattcaaattcaagatTTAGACAACTTTTCAGCTCTCCCAGGTGGTCAACTTTTAAAAATGTAGTATACCTACTTACAGGTACTCTACTACTATCACAATCGTTATTAGAGGCCAGTAGACTgacaattttgaaatatgaTCCGTGGTATGAGGAGGCAAAAAGTGTACGtgacaagaaattctttaacgatattattcaattctacCATGAAGGAATTGATCCCACCAAAGTGAAAGTGAAAGACGCCACCAACGGTAATGTAATGTCAACGAATATCCCAGAAGTTAAGCAAAGCGTAGCGTTGGTGAGAGCCCAAGCTGAAGCAGAAAACCCTATTATTAAATGGTTTGGTCCAATAGAGTATAAGCCAATGTCATTTACAGAATACTTGGACAGAATGGAATATCATCTTGACATCGATGCCCTTTTACACGACAAGAGAACCCTCAAGGAGAACCAACAACACTTGAATACTCAAATTACACATACTGAAGGTGAATTAGATTCCATTGTACGTCATAACCAAGAagttaaagaaagaacTAAAGATTTAGTGAAAAACGCACCCGAAGGATCGATGGCACTCTCATCCGTAGCTTCACAGGGTTTCCCATTAAGGAGTGTAATTCTTGAAGTGGACCCACAGGATCCAGATTCTATGGACTTAAATGAGGTATGGTCTCTTTACGATCCATGGATGAACTTAGCGCTCGACACTTCGCTAAGTATAAAATTCCTCCCCACGGTAATGTCACCTGAAAGCCAATCAAATCAAAACCAAAACGATTCTCAGGACGACCATGAGACCAAGACAGAGTGA
- a CDS encoding uncharacterized protein (highly similar to uniprot|P17709 Saccharomyces cerevisiae YCL040W GLK1 Glucokinase catalyzes the phosphorylation of glucose at C6 in the first irreversible step of glucose metabolism one of three glucose phosphorylating enzymes expression regulated by non-fermentable carbon sources): MSFESVHGKKDKALSRRVDEICKEFTIDKSELEELTYHFIDSLEAGLQPLGKDQGTYRNMPMIPSFVTDKPNGTETGLFLAADLGGTNFRICSVELRGDHTFTLQQLKSAIPDELLEEEGVSSHDLFNYLARRTSVFLRKYHPDLLENGESKPLKLGFTFSYPVDQKGLGSGTLIRWTKGFHIQDTVGKDVVQLYQKELETQGLSSVRVVALTNDTVGTFLSHCYSSGDATSSLSGEISDPVIGCIFGTGTNGCYMEEIDNIKKLPQEVRDQLRKEGKTRMIINTEWGSFDNELKVLPVTKYDVAIDQQYSTNPGYHLFEKRISGMFLGEILRNVLVDLHSEGLLFSQYKTYEQLPHRLKTPFKLSSEVLSHIEIDDSTDFRETELSLNQALRLPTTRHERCEIQRIVRAISRRSAFLSAVPIAAVLIKTGALHKRFHGEVEIGCDGSVVEYYPGFRSMLREALALSPLGPDGERKVHIKIAKDGSGVGAALCALVA; encoded by the coding sequence ATGTCATTTGAAAGCGTTCATGGGAAAAAGGACAAAGCATTGTCAAGGAGGGTCGATGAGATTTGCAAGGAGTTCACCATTGATAAGTCCGAATTAGAAGAGCTCACGTACCATTTCATTGATTCGCTGGAGGCTGGATTACAACCGTTGGGTAAAGATCAAGGCACTTATAGGAATATGCCTATGATACCATCCTTTGTGACTGATAAGCCCAACGGTACCGAGACAGGTCTATTTCTCGCAGCTGATTTGGGTGGTACCAATTTTAGAATATGTTCAGTGGAATTGCGCGGTGATCATACGTTTACTTTACAGCAGTTGAAGTCTGCGATTCCAGACGAGCTGCTTGAGGAGGAAGGTGTTAGTAGTCATGATTTATTCAATTATTTGGCAAGACGAACATCAGTTTTCCTCAGGAAGTACCATCCTGATTTAttagaaaatggtgaatCCAAACCATTGAAATTGGGATTCACTTTCTCGTACCCCGTGGACCAAAAGGGTCTTGGTTCCGGTACGTTGATCCGTTGGACAAAGGGTTTTCATATTCAAGATACCGTTGGTAAGGATGTTGTTCAGTTATATCAAAAGGAACTGGAGACACAGGGATTGTCATCTGTTAGAGTTGTTGCGTTGACCAACGATACCGTGGGTACCTTTTTATCTCACTGTTACAGTTCTGGTGATGCTACTTCTTCACTATCTGGTGAAATCTCTGATCCTGTTATTGGTTGTATCTTTGGTACTGGTACCAATGGTTGTTATatggaagaaattgataaCATCAAGAAATTACCACAGGAGGTTAGAGATCAACTCCGAAAAGAAGGTAAGACTCGAATGATTATCAATACCGAATGGGGTTCCTTCGATAACGAATTAAAGGTCTTACCAGTGACCAAATACGACGTTGCCATTGATCAGCAATATTCTACAAACCCTGGTTATCACTTGTTTGAAAAACGTATCTCTGGTATGTTCCTGGGTGAAATCTTGAGAAATGTGCTAGTAGACTTGCACAGTGAAGGTCTTTTGTTCTCTCAGTACAAGACTTACGAACAACTACCACACCGTTTAAAGACACCATTCAAGCTAAGCAGTGAGGTTCTTTCTCATATTGAAATTGACGATTCTACAGATTTTCGTGAGACTGAATTGAGTCTGAACCAGGCTCTAAGATTGCCCACAACTCGTCACGAACGCTGTGAAATTCAACGTATAGTTCGTGCGATTTCTCGTAGATCTGCCTTCTTGTCTGCCGTGCCAATAGCAGCTGTTTTGATAAAGACCGGTGCTTTGCACAAACGTTTCCATGGTGAAGTGGAAATCGGTTGCGATGGATCTGTGGTTGAATACTACCCTGGTTTCAGATCCATGTTAAGAGAAGCGCTTGCATTGAGCCCATTGGGTCCTGATGGTGAACGTAAGGTTCATATCAAGATCGCAAAGGATGGTTCTGGTGTTGGTGCTGCTCTGTGTGCCCTAGTGGCTTAA
- the GRH1 gene encoding Grh1p (similar to uniprot|Q04410 Saccharomyces cerevisiae YDR517W GRH1 Golgi localized protein component of the spindle assembly checkpoint homolog of human GRASP65 which functions in postmitotic reassembly of Golgi stacks), protein MFRIAKNLVRTLEQSVQDTLAGGDNQQLDAFFQSIPPQLLLSQAEAFKEDHVRFNGMVSGLRVVAVEEHQLQLQSFFDYIVGIEDQPIPILGNAHGYYYPDYPQLVQIFNGRAGDGVKLNVWSAKGGTYREEYLRISPKDENRLEEVSLTHMSDERGFEPLGFKVQWSPLVAATYTYHVLNINLEHGPAATAGLIPDEDYIIGCQDGLLATGGETLLQDVVRSRAHHDLVLYVYNRAHDCTRPLTVYIGPDGRLGCNVGYGFLHRIPAVKEVQDSQEYVPEPLSEDAFVPTQVAAPPTMTASAPAPAPAPAPAPASAPTATAPGETAPPLALPQRSSHRKKHIASPSATGALGNYFDEGKDTSSRLKAADQQPPPTKSTTNNV, encoded by the coding sequence ATGTTTCGTATAGCTAAAAATCTGGTTAGGACCCTTGAGCAGAGTGTTCAAGATACACTCGCTGGTGGTGATAATCAGCAGCTAGATGCCTTCTTTCAATCTATACCACCACAGCTGCTACTCTCACAGGCTGAGGCCTTCAAAGAGGACCATGTCAGATTTAATGGGATGGTTTCAGGACTTAGAGTCGTAGCTGTTGAAGAGCACCAGTTACAGTTGCAATCGTTCTTTGACTACATCGTTGGTATAGAAGATCAACCTATACCCATCCTAGGTAATGCTCATGGATACTACTATCCGGATTATCCACAGTTAgttcaaatattcaatGGACGTGCAGGCGATGGTGTTAAGCTAAACGTTTGGTCAGCAAAGGGAGGTACATATAGAGAGGAATACTTGCGTATAAGTCCCAAAGATGAGAATCGATTAGAGGAAGTATCACTCACACATATGAGTGACGAGAGAGGATTCGAACCGTTAGGCTTCAAAGTACAATGGTCGCCATTAGTAGCTGCTACATACACGTATCACGTCCTGAATATCAACCTGGAGCATGGGCCTGCAGCTACAGCTGGATTGATCCCCGATGAGGACTATATCATTGGTTGTCAGGATGGCCTTTTGGCCACTGGTGGCGAAACCCTTTTACAAGACGTTGTCAGATCAAGAGCTCATCACGACTTAGTGCTCTACGTGTACAACAGAGCTCATGATTGCACGAGGCCACTGACTGTATACATTGGACCAGATGGCAGGTTGGGATGCAACGTGGGATACGGCTTCTTACACCGTATCCCTGCTGTGAAAGAAGTACAAGATTCTCAAGAGTACGTGCCGGAACCACTTTCAGAAGATGCATTCGTTCCTACTCAGGTTGCAGCCCCTCCAACGATGACAGCAtcagcaccagcaccagcaccagcaccagcaccagcaccagcatCGGCACCAACTGCAACGGCGCCTGGAGAAACAGCGCCTCCTCTAGCTCTACCTCAGCGTTCATCACATCGCAAGAAGCATATAGCATCTCCATCTGCAACAGGAGCACTTGGTAACTACTTCGACGAAGGTAAAGATACCTCTTCAAGATTAAAAGCTGCCGACCAACAGCCGCCACCAACCAAATCGACTACCAATAATGTGTAG
- the GID7 gene encoding glucose-induced degradation complex subunit GID7 (similar to uniprot|P25569 Saccharomyces cerevisiae YCL039W), protein MPLSYGLSENPEVFMPSYTSRKRSRVSSTDSGITNTGHEPGSLNLFDKEQLAKLLIHALKELGYENSAITLQRESGGIQVESSVVQKLFNIIRTGQYQRVTLALLAQLPSKYGTLYIEGMQPPIGSDHSHEDGSMKIGNIISQGTDWQGVVVQMEQELKNFEKFWQATSKTTLHSQTVVQMITIVEIMVLINREIFLELIFEQDDSPSAVLFLRNILRKYIQLWDSLLSLENDFLDEDATFTPENLLREMTTVLTSPLGSAQRSSVWRGSLEKSREILIEEISDYINPNDLVPRGRLLTLLKQAIKYQRSQDAFSISDDNDNELDEPLNAGGEDEDSPYQKKFNLLQDNTYNFQQIKFVEDKTLVQSVDEIWYLQFSPDGRYLASASSDSLTDRKIMIYDVENDFQVYKVLAGNDQCIVYLSFSPDSRYIVSCPFNQMANIYDIHSKGDPTNINPAVQNGIVAEVIQPIDSFQIPSPSSPSSTSSGVESTTCGGAPRIWCCDWFHTPEHRGRFIVGSPDREVAIYDMNKKSILFRLSGSTLAPSSSLTALNQPPTEQFPRVHDLKITSDDKHLILMPHQGNIDVYDLSHFPTVDMVEKNDISMDKVTITRFSRLSVQRKMTCVSLPQVQDPTNPLASLLLVSLQSNELQLWDFKEQILLQKYFGQRQEQFIIRSCFGYGNKLIASGSEDGKVFLWDRINGNIVGVLTAHMADRPVPSGSNKKFGKNCNVVVWSPKDKPLFASGGDDGYIKIWKVVRE, encoded by the coding sequence ATGCCCCTTTCATATGGGTTATCAGAGAATCCAGAGGTATTTATGCCTAGTTACACAAGTAGGAAAAGGTCAAGGGTTAGTTCCACTGATAGTGGAATCACGAATACTGGGCATGAGCCCGGTTCTTTAAACCTTTTCGATAAGGAGCAATTAGCTAAGCTGTTAATACATGCACTCAAGGAACTAGGTTATGAAAATTCCGCTATTACATTGCAAAGAGAAAGTGGTGGTATTCAAGTAGAATCTAGTGTCGTacaaaaattgtttaacATTATTAGAACTGGACAGTATCAAAGGGTTACCTTGGCACTTTTAGCACAGTTGCCATCCAAATATGGGACCCTCTATATTGAAGGTATGCAACCACCAATAGGTTCAGATCATAGTCATGAAGATGGTTCTATGAAGATTGGTAATATTATTTCTCAAGGTACAGATTGGCAAGGTGTTGTAGTACAGATGGAGCAAGaactgaagaattttgaaaaattttggcaAGCAACTAGTAAGACCACTCTACATTCACAAACTGTGGTGCAGATGATTACGATTGTAGAAATTATGGTTCTCATTAATAGAGAGATCTTTTTGGAAttaatttttgaacaagatGATTCACCTTCAGCGGTGTTGTTTCTAAGAAATATCCTCCGCAAATATATCCAGCTTTGGGATTCTTTGTTATCTCTAGAAAATGATtttttggatgaagatgctaCTTTCACGCCAGAAAATTTGTTGAGAGAAATGACCACCGTATTGACTAGTCCTCTAGGATCCGCACAACGTTCCTCCGTATGGAGGGGATCCTTGGAAAAGTCTAGGGAGATATtgattgaagaaatttcagaCTATATCAATCCCAACGATCTAGTGCCCAGAGGTAGACTCTTAACTTTACTCAAGCAAGCAATCAAGTACCAAAGGTCACAAGATGCGTTCAGCATATCGgatgataacgataacGAACTCGATGAACCATTAAATGCgggtggtgaagatgaagattcaccataccagaagaaatttaATTTGTTACAGGACAACACCTATaattttcaacaaatcaAATTTGTCGAGGATAAGACTTTGGTTCAGAGTGTGGATGAAATTTGGTATTTGCAATTCTCTCCAGATGGCAGATATTTAGCAAGCGCCTCTTCTGATTCTTTAACGGATCGCAAGATTATGATTTATGATGTGGAAAACGATTTTCAAGTTTACAAGGTGCTAGCAGGAAACGATCAATGTATTGTGTATCTTTCCTTTTCGCCCGATAGTAGGTACATTGTTTCTTGTCCCTTTAACCAAATGGCCAACATATACGACATTCATTCGAAAGGTGATCCGACGAATATCAATCCAGCTGTGCAAAATGGGATTGTGGCTGAGGTGATTCAACCGATTGATTCGTTTCAAATTCCCAGTCCATCCTCGCCCTCCTCGACGAGCTCCGGGGTTGAATCAACTACGTGTGGTGGGGCACCGAGAATTTGGTGCTGCGATTGGTTTCATACACCTGAACATAGAGGTAGGTTCATCGTAGGTTCACCAGATCGTGAGGTGGCGATTTATGATATgaataaaaaatcaattttgtTCCGGCTCTCCGGATCCACTTTAGCACCTTCCAGTTCCTTGACAGCATTGAACCAACCTCCTACTGAGCAATTTCCTAGAGTGCACGATCTTAAGATTACTTCTGATGATAAACACCTGATTTTAATGCCACATCAGGGAAATATCGATGTCTACGACTTATCTCATTTCCCCACGGTAGATATGGTAGAAAAGAACGACATCTCAATGGATAAAGTTACAATAACTCGTTTCTCCAGATTAAGTGTACAACGCAAAATGACATGTGTGTCTTTACCACAGGTACAAGACCCAACGAACCCACTTGCATCTCTGTTATTGGTGAGCCTTCAGTCCAACGAACTTCAGCTATGGGATTTCAAGGAGCAAATCTTACTTCAGAAGTATTTTGGTCAAAGGCAGGAACAGTTTATCATTAGATCATGCTTCGGATATGGGAACAAATTGATTGCAAGTGGTTCAGAAGATGGTAAGGTGTTTTTGTGGGATAGGATCAACGGTAATATCGTAGGTGTGTTAACCGCTCACATGGCGGATCGACCAGTTCCCTCGGGGAGTAACAAAAAGTTTGGGAAGAACTGCAACGTAGTAGTTTGGAGTCCCAAGGACAAGCCTTTGTTTGCTTCAGGAGGTGATGATGGGTATataaagatttggaaagtgGTCAGGGAATGA
- the PDI1 gene encoding protein disulfide isomerase PDI1 (similar to uniprot|P17967 Saccharomyces cerevisiae YCL043C PDI1 Protein disulfide isomerase and similar to uniprot|P32474 Saccharomyces cerevisiae YDR518w): MFSKNLVTLLTLALGAFAQDATAPKGSDVVKLDTSSFAEYIESHPLVLAEFFAPWCGHCKNLAPEYVEAASALKKDNISLAQIDCTEDQELCMDQGIRGYPSLKVFKGGDPSKALEYEGGRTAESIINYMVKQSLPSVQVFDDEKAFEELLKESVQPVVVFNGDKNLNQTFHKVADSLFNEFTFASFDGAKEYLAVHLPNEDEPISFKGDRKGIEKSADDLEAWIKIEGLPYFGEVNGQTFGAYVESGLPLAYFFYNDDDERKEYSSFFTKLGKEYRGKLSFAGLDARKFGRHAENLNMKEQFPLFAIHNMSSNLKYGVAQLPDEKYEKLDKPLKLSTKEVSKLVNDVVSGKAEPIVKSEEIPEKQESNVIKIVGKTHDQLIEDNKKDVLVKYYAPWCGHCKRLAPIYEQLADILASDDKTSKSFVIGDIDATENDVPGVDLEGYPTIILYPAGKNSKPVVFEQERSVESFLAFLKKNGGTKLDLEKVYEKYQAEQKKADEDESDETGHDEL, encoded by the coding sequence ATGTTTTCCAAGAATCTGGTTACATTGCTTACGCTGGCACTTGGTGCATTCGCACAAGATGCAACTGCTCCTAAGGGCTCTGATGTCGTTAAGCTAGATACATCAAGCTTTGCGGAATACATCGAATCACATCCATTAGTACTAGCAGAATTTTTCGCACCATGGTGTGGTCATTGTAAGAATTTGGCACCTGAATACGTGGAGGCTGCTAGTGCCCTAAAGAAGGATAACATTTCATTAGCTCAGATCGATTGTACAGAGGACCAAGAGCTATGTATGGATCAAGGTATCAGAGGTTACCCATCTTTGAAGGTTTTTAAGGGTGGTGATCCAAGTAAGGCCCTAGAATATGAAGGTGGTAGAACCGCTGAATCAATTATCAACTACATGGTTAAACAATCATTACCATCAGTCCAAgtttttgatgatgaaaaggcatttgaagaattgttaaagGAATCAGTACAACCAGTTGTTGTTTTCAACGGCGACAAGAATTTGAACCAAACTTTCCATAAAGTGGCTGACAGCTTGTTCAACGAATTTACATTTGCTAGTTTCGATGGTGctaaagaatatttggcaGTACATCTAccaaatgaagatgagcCAATCAGTTTCAAGGGCGACCGTAAGGGTATAGAGAAGAGTGCGGATGATCTAGAAGCATGGATTAAGATTGAAGGTTTGCCATATTTCGGTGAAGTTAACGGTCAAACTTTTGGTGCTTACGTGGAATCCGGTTTGCCATTAGCTTACTTCTTCTACaacgacgatgatgaaagaaAGGAATACAGCTCATTTTTCACAAAATTGGGTAAAGAATACAGAGGTAAATTGAGTTTTGCAGGTTTAGATGCCCGTAAATTCGGTAGACATGCTGAAAACTTGAACATGAAGGAACAATTTCCACTATTCGCAATCCATAACATGAGCAGCAACTTGAAGTACGGTGTGGCTCAGTTGCCAGATGAGAAATAcgaaaaattggataaacCACTTAAGTTGAGCACAAAGGAAGTCAGTAAATTGGTTAACGACGTCGTTTCCGGTAAAGCTGAACCAATCGTGAAATCTGAGGAAATCCCAGAAAAGCAAGAAAGTAACGTTATCAAGATTGTCGGAAAGACTCATGACCAACTGATTGAAGACAACAAAAAGGACGTTCTAGTCAAGTACTACGCACCATGGTGTGGTCACTGTAAGAGATTAGCACCAATTTATGAACAATTAGCAGACATCCTAGCATCTGATGATAAGACTAGTAAGAGTTTTGTCATCGGTGATATTGATGCTACTGAAAATGACGTCCCTGGTGTGGATCTTGAAGGTTACCCAACTATCATCCTTTACCCAGCAGGTAAGAACTCCAAACCAGTGGTCtttgaacaagaaagatCAGTGGAATCCTTTTTGGCCTTCTTAAAGAAGAACGGTGGTACTAAATTAGACTTAGAAAAGGTTTACGAAAAGTACCAAGCTGAACAGAAAAAGgctgatgaagacgaaaGTGATGAAACTGGACACGACGAATTGTAG